The following are encoded in a window of Oncorhynchus keta strain PuntledgeMale-10-30-2019 chromosome 10, Oket_V2, whole genome shotgun sequence genomic DNA:
- the LOC127932619 gene encoding uncharacterized protein LOC127932619 isoform X11: MEGRGDRGVSSPYSGGRMEGRGDRGVSSPYSGGRMEGRGDRGVSSPYSGGRMEGRGDRGVSSPYSGGRMEGRGDRGVSSPYSGGRMEGRGDRGVSSPYSGGRMEGRGDRGVSSPYSGGRMEGRGDRGVSSPYSGGRMEGRGDRGVSSPYSGGRMEGRGDRGVSSPYSGGRMGWRAEGTEVCLVPTVEGGWRAEGTEVCLVPTVEGGWRAEGTEVCLVPTVEGGWRAEGTEVCLVPTVEGGWRAEGTEVCLVPTVEGGWRAEGTEVCLVPTVEGGWRAEGTEVCLVPTVEGGWRAEGTEVCLVPTVEGGWRAEGTEVCLVPTVEGGWRAEGTEVCLVPTVEGGWRAEGTEVCLVPTVEGGWRAEGTEVCLVPTVEGGWRAEGTEVCLVPTVEGGWRAEGTEVCLVPTVEGGWRAEGTEVCLVPTVEGGWRAEGTEVCLVPTVEGGWRAEGTEVCLVPTVEGGWRAEGTEVCLVPTVEGGWRAEGTEVCLVPTVEGGWRAEGTEVCLVPTVEGGWRAEGTEVCLVPTVEGGWRAEGTEVCLVPTVEGGWDGGQREQRCV, encoded by the exons atggagggcagaggggacagaggtgtgtctagtccctacagtggagggaggatggagggcagaggggacagag gtgtgtctagtccctacagtggagggaggatggagggcagaggggacagaggtgtgtctagtccctacagtggagggaggatggagggcagaggggacagaggtgtgtctagtccctacagtggagggaggatggagggcagaggggacagaggtgtgtctagtccctacagtggagggaggatggagggcagaggggacagaggtgtgtctagtccctacagtggagggaggatggagggcagaggggacagag gtgtgtctagtccctacagtggagggaggatggagggcagaggggacagaggtgtgtctagtccctacagtggagggaggatggagggcagaggggacagag gtgtgtctagtccctacagtggagggaggatggagggcagaggggacagaggtgtgtctagtccctacagtggagggaggatgggatggagggcagaggggacagag gtgtgtctagtccctacagtggagggaggatggagggcagaggggacagaggtgtgtctagtccctacagtggagggaggatggagggcagaggggacagaggtgtgtctagtccctacagtggagggaggatggagggcagaggggacagag gtgtgtctagtccctacagtggagggaggatggagggcagaggggacagaggtgtgtctagtccctacagtggagggaggatggagggcagagggaacagag gtgtgtctagtccctacagtggagggaggatggagggcagagggaacagaggtgtgtctagtccctacagtggagggaggatggagggcagaggggacagag gtgtgtctagtccctacagtggagggaggatggagggcagaggggacagaggtgtgtctagtccctacggtggagggaggatggagggcagaggggacagaggtgtgtctagtccctacagtggagggaggatggagggcagagggaacagaggtgtgtctagtccctacagtggagggaggatggagggcagaggggacagag gtgtgtctagtccctacagtggagggaggatggagggcagaggggacagaggtgtgtctagtccctacggtggagggaggatggagggcagaggggacagaggtgtgtctagtccctacagtggagggaggatggagggcagagggaacagaggtgtgtctagtccctacggtggagggaggatggagggcagagggaacagag gtgtgtctagtccctacagtggagggaggatggagggcagaggggacagaggtgtgtctagtccctacagtggagggaggatggagggcagaggggacagaggtgtgtctagtccctacagtggagggaggatggagggcagaggggacagaggtgtgtctagtccctacagtggagggaggatggagggcagaggggacagaggtgtgtctagtccctacggtggagggaggatggagggcagaggggacagag gtgtgtctagtccctacggtggagggaggatggagggcagaggggacagaggtgtgtctagtccctacagtggagggaggatgggatggagggcagagggaacagaggtgtgtctag
- the LOC127932619 gene encoding uncharacterized protein LOC127932619 isoform X2 — MEGRGDRGVSSPYSGGRMEGRGDRGVSSPYSGGRMEGRGDRGVSSPYSGGRMEGRGDRGVSSPYSGGRMEGRGDRGVSSPYSGGRMEGRGDRGVSSPYSGGRMEGRGDRGVSSPYSGGRMEGRGDRGVSSPYSGGRMEGRGDRGVSSPYSGGRMEGRGDRGVSSPYSGGRMGWRAEGTEVCLVPTVEGGWRAEGTEVCLVPTVEGGWRAEGTEVCLVPTVEGGWRAEGTEVCLVPTVEGGWRAEGTEVCLVPTVEGGWRAEGTEVCLVPTVEGGWRAEGTEVCLVPTVEGGWRAEGTEVCLVPTVEGGWRAEGTEVCLVPTVEGGWRAEGTEVCLVPTVEGGWRAEGTEVCLVPTVEGGWRAEGTEVCLVPTVEGGWRAEGTEVCLVPTVEGGWRAEGTEVCLVPTVEGGWRAEGTEVCLVPTVEGGWRAEGTEVCLVPTVEGGWRAEGTEVCLVPTVEGGWRAEGTEVCLVPTVEGGWRAEGTEVCLVPTVEGGWRAEGTEVCLVPTVEGGWRAEGTEVCLVPTVEGGWRAEGTEVCLVPTVEGGWRAEGTEVCLVPTVEGGWDGGQREQRCV, encoded by the exons atggagggcagaggggacagaggtgtgtctagtccctacagtggagggaggatggagggcagaggggacagag gtgtgtctagtccctacagtggagggaggatggagggcagaggggacagaggtgtgtctagtccctacagtggagggaggatggagggcagaggggacagaggtgtgtctagtccctacagtggagggaggatggagggcagaggggacagaggtgtgtctagtccctacagtggagggaggatggagggcagaggggacagaggtgtgtctagtccctacagtggagggaggatggagggcagaggggacagag gtgtgtctagtccctacagtggagggaggatggagggcagaggggacagaggtgtgtctagtccctacagtggagggaggatggagggcagaggggacagag gtgtgtctagtccctacagtggagggaggatggagggcagaggggacagaggtgtgtctagtccctacagtggagggaggatgggatggagggcagaggggacagag gtgtgtctagtccctacagtggagggaggatggagggcagaggggacagaggtgtgtctagtccctacagtggagggaggatggagggcagaggggacagaggtgtgtctagtccctacagtggagggaggatggagggcagaggggacagag gtgtgtctagtccctacagtggagggaggatggagggcagaggggacagaggtgtgtctagtccctacagtggagggaggatggagggcagagggaacagaggtgtgtctagtccctacagtggagggaggatggagggcagagggaacagag gtgtgtctagtccctacagtggagggaggatggagggcagagggaacagaggtgtgtctagtccctacagtggagggaggatggagggcagaggggacagag gtgtgtctagtccctacagtggagggaggatggagggcagaggggacagaggtgtgtctagtccctacggtggagggaggatggagggcagaggggacagaggtgtgtctagtccctacagtggagggaggatggagggcagagggaacagaggtgtgtctagtccctacagtggagggaggatggagggcagaggggacagag gtgtgtctagtccctacagtggagggaggatggagggcagaggggacagaggtgtgtctagtccctacggtggagggaggatggagggcagaggggacagaggtgtgtctagtccctacagtggagggaggatggagggcagagggaacagaggtgtgtctagtccctacggtggagggaggatggagggcagagggaacagag gtgtgtctagtccctacagtggagggaggatggagggcagaggggacagaggtgtgtctagtccctacagtggagggaggatggagggcagaggggacagaggtgtgtctagtccctacagtggagggaggatggagggcagaggggacagaggtgtgtctagtccctacagtggagggaggatggagggcagaggggacagaggtgtgtctagtccctacggtggagggaggatggagggcagaggggacagag gtgtgtctagtccctacggtggagggaggatggagggcagaggggacagaggtgtgtctagtccctacagtggagggaggatgggatggagggcagagggaacagaggtgtgtctag
- the LOC127932619 gene encoding keratin, type I cytoskeletal 9-like isoform X31 — protein sequence MEGRGDRGVSSPYSGGRMEGRGDRGVSSPYSGGRMEGRGDRGVSSPYSGGRMEGRGDRGVSSPYSGGRMEGRGDRGVSSPYSGGRMEGRGDRGVSSPYSGGRMEGRGDRGVSSPYSGGRMEGRGDRGVSSPYSGGRMEGRGDRGVSSPYSGGRMEGRGDRGVSSPYSGGRMEGRGDRGVSSPYSGGRMEGRGDRGVSSPYSGGRMEGRGDRGVSSPYSGGRMEGRGNRGVSSPYSGGRMEGRGNRGVSSPYSGGRMEGRGNRGVSSPYSGGRMEGRGNRGVSSPYSGGRMEGRGDRGVSSPYSGGRMEGRGDRGVSSPYGGGRMEGRGDRGVSSPYSGGRMEGRGNRGVSSPYSGGRMEGRGDRGVSSPYSGGRMEGRGDRGVSSPYGGGRMEGRGNRGVSSPYSGGRMGWRAEGTEVCLVPTVEGGWDGGQREQRCV from the exons atggagggcagaggggacagaggtgtgtctagtccctacagtggagggaggatggagggcagaggggacagag gtgtgtctagtccctacagtggagggaggatggagggcagaggggacagaggtgtgtctagtccctacagtggagggaggatggagggcagaggggacagaggtgtgtctagtccctacagtggagggaggatggagggcagaggggacagaggtgtgtctagtccctacagtggagggaggatggagggcagaggggacagaggtgtgtctagtccctacagtggagggaggatggagggcagaggggacagag gtgtgtctagtccctacagtggagggaggatggagggcagaggggacagaggtgtgtctagtccctacagtggagggaggatggagggcagaggggacagag gtgtgtctagtccctacagtggagggaggatggagggcagaggggacagag gtgtgtctagtccctacagtggagggaggatggagggcagaggggacagaggtgtgtctagtccctacagtggagggaggatggagggcagaggggacagaggtgtgtctagtccctacagtggagggaggatggagggcagaggggacagaggtgtgtctagtccctacagtggagggaggatggagggcagagggaacagag gtgtgtctagtccctacagtggagggaggatggagggcagagggaacagaggtgtgtctagtccctacagtggagggaggatggagggcagagggaacagag gtgtgtctagtccctacagtggagggaggatggagggcagagggaacagaggtgtgtctagtccctacagtggagggaggatggagggcagaggggacagag gtgtgtctagtccctacagtggagggaggatggagggcagaggggacagaggtgtgtctagtccctacggtggagggaggatggagggcagaggggacagaggtgtgtctagtccctacagtggagggaggatggagggcagagggaacagaggtgtgtctagtccctacagtggagggaggatggagggcagaggggacagag gtgtgtctagtccctacagtggagggaggatggagggcagaggggacagag gtgtgtctagtccctacggtggagggaggatggagggcagagggaacagaggtgtgtctagtccctacagtggagggaggatgggatggagggcagaggggacagag gtgtgtctagtccctacagtggagggaggatgggatggagggcagagggaacagaggtgtgtctag
- the LOC127932619 gene encoding uncharacterized protein LOC127932619 isoform X14 — MEGRGDRGVSSPYSGGRMEGRGDRGVSSPYSGGRMEGRGDRGVSSPYSGGRMEGRGDRGVSSPYSGGRMEGRGDRGVSSPYSGGRMEGRGDRGVSSPYSGGRMEGRGDRGVSSPYSGGRMEGRGDRGVSSPYSGGRMEGRGDRGVSSPYSGGRMEGRGDRGVSSPYSGGRMGWRAEGTEVCLVPTVEGGWRAEGTEVCLVPTVEGGWRAEGTEVCLVPTVEGGWRAEGTEVCLVPTVEGGWRAEGTEVCLVPTVEGGWRAEGTEVCLVPTVEGGWRAEGTEVCLVPTVEGGWRAEGTEVCLVPTVEGGWRAEGTEVCLVPTVEGGWRAEGTEVCLVPTVEGGWRAEGTEVCLVPTVEGGWRAEGTEVCLVPTVEGGWRAEGTEVCLVPTVEGGWRAEGTEVCLVPTVEGGWRAEGTEVCLVPTVEGGWRAEGTEVCLVPTVEGGWRAEGTEVCLVPTVEGGWRAEGTEVCLVPTVEGGWRAEGTEVCLVPTVEGGWRAEGTEVCLVPTVEGGWRAEGTEVCLVPTVEGGWDGGQREQRCV; from the exons atggagggcagaggggacagaggtgtgtctagtccctacagtggagggaggatggagggcagaggggacagag gtgtgtctagtccctacagtggagggaggatggagggcagaggggacagaggtgtgtctagtccctacagtggagggaggatggagggcagaggggacagaggtgtgtctagtccctacagtggagggaggatggagggcagaggggacagaggtgtgtctagtccctacagtggagggaggatggagggcagaggggacagaggtgtgtctagtccctacagtggagggaggatggagggcagaggggacagag gtgtgtctagtccctacagtggagggaggatggagggcagaggggacagaggtgtgtctagtccctacagtggagggaggatggagggcagaggggacagag gtgtgtctagtccctacagtggagggaggatggagggcagaggggacagaggtgtgtctagtccctacagtggagggaggatgggatggagggcagaggggacagag gtgtgtctagtccctacagtggagggaggatggagggcagaggggacagaggtgtgtctagtccctacagtggagggaggatggagggcagaggggacagaggtgtgtctagtccctacagtggagggaggatggagggcagaggggacagaggtgtgtctagtccctacagtggagggaggatggagggcagagggaacagag gtgtgtctagtccctacagtggagggaggatggagggcagagggaacagaggtgtgtctagtccctacagtggagggaggatggagggcagagggaacagag gtgtgtctagtccctacagtggagggaggatggagggcagagggaacagaggtgtgtctagtccctacagtggagggaggatggagggcagaggggacagag gtgtgtctagtccctacagtggagggaggatggagggcagaggggacagaggtgtgtctagtccctacggtggagggaggatggagggcagaggggacagaggtgtgtctagtccctacagtggagggaggatggagggcagagggaacagaggtgtgtctagtccctacagtggagggaggatggagggcagaggggacagag gtgtgtctagtccctacagtggagggaggatggagggcagaggggacagag gtgtgtctagtccctacggtggagggaggatggagggcagagggaacagag gtgtgtctagtccctacagtggagggaggatggagggcagaggggacagaggtgtgtctagtccctacagtggagggaggatggagggcagaggggacagaggtgtgtctagtccctacagtggagggaggatggagggcagaggggacagaggtgtgtctagtccctacagtggagggaggatggagggcagaggggacagaggtgtgtctagtccctacggtggagggaggatggagggcagaggggacagag gtgtgtctagtccctacggtggagggaggatggagggcagaggggacagaggtgtgtctagtccctacagtggagggaggatgggatggagggcagagggaacagaggtgtgtctag
- the LOC127932619 gene encoding uncharacterized protein LOC127932619 isoform X21 translates to MEGRGDRGVSSPYSGGRMEGRGDRGVSSPYSGGRMEGRGDRGVSSPYSGGRMEGRGDRGVSSPYSGGRMEGRGDRGVSSPYSGGRMEGRGDRGVSSPYSGGRMEGRGDRGVSSPYSGGRMEGRGDRGVSSPYSGGRMEGRGDRGVSSPYSGGRMEGRGDRGVSSPYSGGRMEGRGDRGVSSPYSGGRMEGRGDRGVSSPYSGGRMEGRGDRGVSSPYSGGRMEGRGNRGVSSPYSGGRMEGRGNRGVSSPYSGGRMEGRGNRGVSSPYSGGRMGWRAEGTEVCLVPTVEGGWRAEGTEVCLVPTVEGGWRAEGTEVCLVPTVEGGWRAEGTEVCLVPTVEGGWRAEGTEVCLVPTVEGGWRAEGTEVCLVPTVEGGWRAEGTEVCLVPTVEGGWRAEGTEVCLVPTVEGGWRAEGTEVCLVPTVEGGWRAEGTEVCLVPTVEGGWRAEGTEVCLVPTVEGGWRAEGTEVCLVPTVEGGWRAEGTEVCLVPTVEGGWDGGQREQRCV, encoded by the exons atggagggcagaggggacagaggtgtgtctagtccctacagtggagggaggatggagggcagaggggacagag gtgtgtctagtccctacagtggagggaggatggagggcagaggggacagaggtgtgtctagtccctacagtggagggaggatggagggcagaggggacagaggtgtgtctagtccctacagtggagggaggatggagggcagaggggacagaggtgtgtctagtccctacagtggagggaggatggagggcagaggggacagaggtgtgtctagtccctacagtggagggaggatggagggcagaggggacagag gtgtgtctagtccctacagtggagggaggatggagggcagaggggacagaggtgtgtctagtccctacagtggagggaggatggagggcagaggggacagag gtgtgtctagtccctacagtggagggaggatggagggcagaggggacagag gtgtgtctagtccctacagtggagggaggatggagggcagaggggacagaggtgtgtctagtccctacagtggagggaggatggagggcagaggggacagaggtgtgtctagtccctacagtggagggaggatggagggcagaggggacagaggtgtgtctagtccctacagtggagggaggatggagggcagagggaacagag gtgtgtctagtccctacagtggagggaggatggagggcagagggaacagaggtgtgtctagtccctacagtggagggaggatggagggcagagggaacagag gtgtgtctagtccctacagtggagggaggatgggatggagggcagaggggacagag gtgtgtctagtccctacggtggagggaggatggagggcagaggggacagag gtgtgtctagtccctacagtggagggaggatggagggcagaggggacagag gtgtgtctagtccctacagtggagggaggatggagggcagaggggacagaggtgtgtctagtccctacggtggagggaggatggagggcagaggggacagaggtgtgtctagtccctacagtggagggaggatggagggcagagggaacagaggtgtgtctagtccctacggtggagggaggatggagggcagagggaacagag gtgtgtctagtccctacagtggagggaggatggagggcagaggggacagaggtgtgtctagtccctacagtggagggaggatggagggcagaggggacagaggtgtgtctagtccctacagtggagggaggatggagggcagaggggacagaggtgtgtctagtccctacagtggagggaggatggagggcagaggggacagaggtgtgtctagtccctacggtggagggaggatggagggcagaggggacagag gtgtgtctagtccctacggtggagggaggatggagggcagaggggacagaggtgtgtctagtccctacagtggagggaggatgggatggagggcagagggaacagaggtgtgtctag
- the LOC127932619 gene encoding uncharacterized protein LOC127932619 isoform X20 produces MEGRGDRGVSSPYSGGRMEGRGDRGVSSPYSGGRMEGRGDRGVSSPYSGGRMEGRGDRGVSSPYSGGRMEGRGDRGVSSPYSGGRMEGRGDRGVSSPYSGGRMEGRGDRGVSSPYSGGRMEGRGDRGVSSPYSGGRMEGRGDRGVSSPYSGGRMEGRGDRGVSSPYSGGRMGWRAEGTEVCLVPTVEGGWRAEGTEVCLVPTVEGGWRAEGTEVCLVPTVEGGWRAEGTEVCLVPTVEGGWRAEGTEVCLVPTVEGGWRAEGTEVCLVPTVEGGWRAEGTEVCLVPTVEGGWRAEGTEVCLVPTVEGGWRAEGTEVCLVPTVEGGWRAEGTEVCLVPTVEGGWRAEGTEVCLVPTVEGGWRAEGTEVCLVPTVEGGWRAEGTEVCLVPTVEGGWRAEGTEVCLVPTVEGGWRAEGTEVCLVPTVEGGWRAEGTEVCLVPTVEGGWRAEGTEVCLVPTVEGGWRAEGTEVCLVPTVEGGWRAEGTEVCLVPTVEGGWDGGQREQRCV; encoded by the exons atggagggcagaggggacagaggtgtgtctagtccctacagtggagggaggatggagggcagaggggacagag gtgtgtctagtccctacagtggagggaggatggagggcagaggggacagaggtgtgtctagtccctacagtggagggaggatggagggcagaggggacagaggtgtgtctagtccctacagtggagggaggatggagggcagaggggacagaggtgtgtctagtccctacagtggagggaggatggagggcagaggggacagaggtgtgtctagtccctacagtggagggaggatggagggcagaggggacagag gtgtgtctagtccctacagtggagggaggatggagggcagaggggacagaggtgtgtctagtccctacagtggagggaggatggagggcagaggggacagag gtgtgtctagtccctacagtggagggaggatggagggcagaggggacagaggtgtgtctagtccctacagtggagggaggatgggatggagggcagaggggacagag gtgtgtctagtccctacagtggagggaggatggagggcagaggggacagaggtgtgtctagtccctacagtggagggaggatggagggcagaggggacagaggtgtgtctagtccctacagtggagggaggatggagggcagaggggacagaggtgtgtctagtccctacagtggagggaggatggagggcagagggaacagag gtgtgtctagtccctacagtggagggaggatggagggcagagggaacagaggtgtgtctagtccctacagtggagggaggatggagggcagagggaacagag gtgtgtctagtccctacagtggagggaggatggagggcagagggaacagaggtgtgtctagtccctacagtggagggaggatggagggcagaggggacagag gtgtgtctagtccctacagtggagggaggatggagggcagaggggacagag gtgtgtctagtccctacagtggagggaggatggagggcagagggaacagag gtgtgtctagtccctacagtggagggaggatggagggcagagggaacagaggtgtgtctagtccctacggtggagggaggatggagggcagagggaacagag gtgtgtctagtccctacagtggagggaggatggagggcagaggggacagaggtgtgtctagtccctacagtggagggaggatggagggcagaggggacagaggtgtgtctagtccctacagtggagggaggatggagggcagaggggacagaggtgtgtctagtccctacagtggagggaggatggagggcagaggggacagaggtgtgtctagtccctacggtggagggaggatggagggcagaggggacagag gtgtgtctagtccctacggtggagggaggatggagggcagaggggacagaggtgtgtctagtccctacagtggagggaggatgggatggagggcagagggaacagaggtgtgtctag